A stretch of the Streptosporangium sp. NBC_01755 genome encodes the following:
- a CDS encoding IS1634 family transposase: MYLRSTPRRNKDGTEVRYLQLAHNVWDPVLKRSKVQVVYNFGREDAANREALQRLIASVTRFLDPDAALSAATDGLAFTESRPLGGTWVLDALWRQLEIGKVMKRLLKGRRLDPAAERVLFALVANRALAPCSKLAAARWVNEDVAIDGLLPATSDDACYRAMDWLIEISGKLEEEVFHQVANLLNLEVDLLFFDTTSTYFETEDADEAVPRDAFGQVVPEQDATDDHKRKGFRSFGKSKDHRDDLPQVVIGMAVTRTGIPVRVWSWPGATGDSALIRQVKDDMRDWTLSRIVWVADRGFASERNRLHLRKGDHHYIIGEKLRSGSAEATEALARQGRYQEIRDNLRVKEVRIREDERFIICFNPEAAQRDEKVRERLLAQLATLIEGTDRLNATKRAELRGVISTKPGLNRYLRTTPGGLLRIDAARIKAEENLDGKYLLRTSDPKMTPEDIALGYKQLLEVERGWRDMKQIIDLRPVFHRKEQRIRAHVLLCWLALLLARIAETSTGQTWPALRRELDRITLGTFTGPAGTFRQRTEITKAQRDLLHALKIDAPPRIYQLTPPSR; the protein is encoded by the coding sequence ATGTATCTGCGGTCGACGCCTCGCCGGAACAAGGACGGGACGGAAGTCCGATACCTGCAGCTCGCGCACAACGTGTGGGATCCGGTGTTGAAGCGGTCGAAGGTGCAGGTCGTCTACAACTTCGGCCGCGAGGATGCCGCGAACCGGGAAGCCTTGCAGCGCCTGATCGCCTCGGTCACCCGGTTCCTCGATCCCGACGCCGCCTTGTCGGCGGCGACCGACGGGCTGGCGTTCACCGAGTCCCGACCTCTGGGCGGCACATGGGTGCTGGATGCCCTCTGGCGGCAGTTGGAGATCGGCAAGGTGATGAAACGGCTGCTCAAGGGCCGCCGGCTCGACCCGGCCGCGGAGCGGGTGCTGTTCGCGCTGGTCGCCAACCGGGCCCTGGCCCCCTGCTCCAAGCTCGCGGCGGCCCGCTGGGTGAACGAGGACGTGGCGATCGACGGCCTGCTGCCCGCGACCAGCGACGACGCCTGCTACCGGGCGATGGACTGGCTGATCGAGATCTCCGGAAAGCTCGAGGAAGAGGTGTTCCACCAGGTCGCAAACCTCCTCAACCTCGAGGTCGATCTGCTGTTCTTCGACACCACCTCGACCTACTTCGAGACCGAAGACGCCGACGAAGCCGTGCCTCGCGACGCGTTCGGCCAGGTCGTGCCCGAGCAGGACGCCACCGACGATCACAAGCGCAAGGGGTTCCGGTCGTTCGGCAAGTCCAAGGACCACCGCGATGACCTGCCGCAGGTCGTGATCGGGATGGCCGTCACCCGCACCGGCATCCCCGTCCGGGTGTGGTCCTGGCCCGGCGCGACCGGCGACTCCGCGCTGATCCGGCAGGTCAAGGACGATATGCGGGACTGGACGTTGTCGCGGATCGTGTGGGTCGCCGACCGCGGCTTCGCCTCCGAGCGCAACCGGCTGCACCTGCGCAAGGGCGACCACCACTACATCATCGGAGAGAAGCTCCGCTCCGGATCGGCCGAGGCCACCGAAGCACTCGCCCGTCAGGGCCGCTACCAGGAGATCCGCGACAACCTGCGGGTCAAGGAGGTTCGGATCCGCGAGGACGAGCGGTTCATCATCTGCTTCAACCCCGAGGCCGCGCAGCGGGACGAGAAGGTCCGGGAACGACTGCTCGCCCAGCTCGCGACCTTGATCGAGGGCACCGATCGGCTGAACGCGACCAAACGTGCGGAGCTGCGCGGGGTGATCTCCACCAAGCCCGGCCTGAACCGGTACCTGCGGACCACGCCCGGCGGGCTGCTGCGCATCGACGCCGCGAGAATCAAGGCCGAGGAGAACCTCGACGGCAAGTACCTGCTGCGCACCTCGGACCCGAAGATGACTCCTGAGGACATCGCGCTCGGCTACAAGCAGCTCCTCGAGGTTGAGCGGGGCTGGCGCGACATGAAGCAGATCATCGATCTGCGGCCGGTCTTCCACCGCAAGGAGCAGCGCATCCGCGCGCACGTCCTGCTCTGCTGGCTGGCGCTGCTGCTGGCCCGGATCGCCGAGACCTCCACCGGGCAGACCTGGCCCGCCCTGCGCCGCGAGCTCGACCGGATCACTCTGGGCACCTTCACCGGCCCCGCCGGCACCTTCCGGCAACGCACCGAGATCACCAAAGCCCAGCGCGATCTGCTCCACGCCCTCAAAATCGATGCCCCGCCCAGGATCTACCAGCTCACCCCGCCCAGCCGCTGA
- a CDS encoding MFS transporter, which produces MNRPGLGRSFHHLWAASGLSNLADGLLLVGVPLLAVSLTRSPAQVALVSAATTLPWLLLALHAGAIADRLDRRRIMVLAGWSRAAVLAATAAAAWLDLLSLPVLVAAVLLAGAAEVFADTSAQSALPMIVTGDRLGAANGRLVATQTLGNHFLGAPLAGLLVGVATTAVFGTAALLYAAGALLLLGMRGRFRPEAAPAQALRADIADGMRYLWGHRALRGLAAYSGVLNLAYGAYFAVFVLWVVGDGSRVGLTPGQYGLLAATLAAGAVAGSVLSGSLTRLTGENGALVGVTLLNALLLLVPLLLPSPLAVFPAAAGIGAANAVTNVVSVSLRQRLIPEGLLGRVNATCRLIGMGAMPLGAATAGLLATLAGLPAVFWSTAAFSLLAAALILRGGEAGDPARGHRRTASGE; this is translated from the coding sequence GTGAACCGTCCGGGGCTGGGGCGCTCGTTTCATCACCTGTGGGCGGCGTCCGGCCTGTCGAACCTGGCCGACGGCCTCCTGCTCGTCGGCGTCCCCCTGCTCGCCGTCTCCCTCACTCGCTCACCGGCGCAGGTGGCGCTGGTCAGCGCCGCGACGACGCTGCCGTGGCTGCTGCTGGCCCTGCACGCGGGCGCGATCGCCGACCGCCTCGACCGGCGCCGGATCATGGTCCTGGCGGGCTGGTCCCGCGCCGCCGTACTGGCCGCGACGGCCGCCGCCGCCTGGCTGGACCTGCTGAGCCTGCCGGTGCTGGTGGCGGCGGTGCTGCTCGCCGGCGCCGCCGAGGTGTTCGCCGACACCTCCGCCCAGTCGGCGCTGCCGATGATCGTGACCGGCGACCGGCTGGGCGCGGCCAACGGGCGGCTCGTCGCCACCCAGACCCTCGGCAACCACTTCCTCGGCGCCCCGCTCGCGGGCCTGCTGGTCGGCGTCGCCACCACCGCCGTGTTCGGCACGGCCGCCCTGCTGTACGCCGCCGGCGCGCTGCTGCTGCTCGGCATGCGCGGCCGGTTCCGCCCGGAGGCCGCCCCCGCCCAGGCGCTGCGCGCCGACATCGCCGACGGCATGCGCTACCTGTGGGGACACCGCGCCCTGCGCGGCCTGGCCGCCTACTCCGGCGTGCTCAACCTCGCCTACGGCGCCTACTTCGCCGTCTTCGTGCTCTGGGTGGTCGGCGACGGCTCCCGGGTGGGGCTCACCCCCGGCCAGTACGGCCTCCTGGCGGCGACCCTGGCCGCCGGAGCGGTGGCCGGCTCGGTGCTCTCCGGCTCACTCACCCGCCTGACCGGCGAGAACGGCGCCCTGGTGGGCGTCACGCTGCTCAACGCCCTGCTGCTGCTGGTGCCTCTCCTCCTCCCCTCTCCCTTGGCGGTCTTCCCCGCCGCCGCGGGCATCGGCGCGGCCAACGCCGTCACCAACGTCGTCTCCGTCTCGCTGCGCCAGCGGCTCATCCCCGAGGGGCTGCTCGGCCGGGTGAACGCCACCTGCCGCCTGATCGGCATGGGCGCCATGCCGCTGGGCGCCGCCACCGCCGGTCTCCTCGCCACCCTGGCGGGCCTGCCCGCCGTCTTCTGGTCCACCGCCGCGTTCTCCCTGCTCGCTGCGGCTCTCATCCTGCGCGGCGGGGAGGCCGGAGATCCGGCACGAGGCCACCGCAGGACCGCGAGCGGCGAATGA
- a CDS encoding PLP-dependent cysteine synthase family protein, which translates to MTLRTDAIDAIGRTPLMRLRATGGATVHAKLELANPYGMKDRVARQAILTARAEGVLADGGLIVESSSGTLAMGVALVGTYLGHEVHIVTDPRIDPITMAKLEALGATLDIVPAMTGNGWQSARLERLRAVLAANPGAFWPRQYDNPANPAAYDRLAEEVTSEIGRVDVLVGAVGSGGSLCGTARALRRTNPALRVVAVDAVGSAIFGQPDVPKRLQSGLGNSLVPANVDFSVIDEVHWLSDREAFAATLELASHEKVFAGNSSGSAYQVARWLGSRLDPDVSVVVIFPDRGDRYVNTIYSAGYRAAHGLTDLRPPLAPEPIQLTDTAVTWSYATLGRSLEYA; encoded by the coding sequence ATGACACTCAGAACCGACGCCATCGACGCCATCGGCCGGACTCCGCTGATGCGGCTGCGCGCGACCGGCGGGGCGACCGTCCACGCGAAGCTGGAGCTGGCCAACCCGTACGGAATGAAGGACCGCGTCGCCAGGCAGGCGATCCTGACCGCCAGGGCCGAGGGGGTACTGGCCGACGGCGGCCTGATCGTGGAGAGCTCCTCGGGCACCCTGGCCATGGGGGTCGCGCTGGTCGGCACGTATCTCGGCCACGAGGTGCACATCGTCACCGACCCCCGGATCGACCCGATCACCATGGCCAAGCTGGAAGCGCTGGGCGCCACCCTGGACATCGTGCCCGCCATGACCGGCAACGGCTGGCAGAGCGCCAGGCTGGAGCGGCTGCGGGCCGTACTGGCCGCCAACCCCGGCGCGTTCTGGCCCAGGCAGTACGACAACCCGGCCAACCCCGCCGCCTACGACCGCCTCGCCGAGGAGGTGACCTCGGAGATCGGCCGGGTCGACGTGCTGGTGGGCGCGGTGGGCAGCGGCGGCTCGCTGTGCGGGACGGCGCGGGCGCTGCGCCGGACCAACCCCGCGCTGCGGGTGGTCGCCGTGGACGCCGTCGGCAGCGCCATCTTCGGCCAGCCCGACGTGCCGAAGCGGCTGCAGAGCGGCCTGGGCAACAGCCTGGTTCCGGCCAACGTCGACTTCTCGGTCATCGACGAGGTCCACTGGCTGTCGGATCGGGAGGCCTTCGCCGCCACCCTGGAGCTCGCCTCGCACGAGAAGGTCTTCGCGGGCAACAGCTCCGGCTCCGCCTACCAGGTGGCGCGCTGGCTCGGCTCGCGGCTCGACCCGGACGTGTCAGTGGTGGTGATCTTCCCCGACCGGGGCGACCGGTACGTCAACACCATCTACAGCGCCGGGTACCGGGCGGCGCACGGCCTGACCGACCTGCGCCCGCCGCTCGCCCCCGAACCGATCCAGCTCACCGACACCGCCGTGACCTGGTCCTACGCGACGCTCGGCCGGTCCTTGGAGTACGCATGA
- a CDS encoding GHMP family kinase ATP-binding protein, translating into MTIQMPTRESDGRSGGVGRGRAPGTFGELLQGILGSGTDFLVTFPVDLYVEAVFEPDPQLDQVVVSPPHKNKARRLATGIMSHYGVHTGGWLMLNSALPEGKGMASSTADLVATARAVDSAFRLKLPNRLLKQMMAEIEPSDGVMHPGITAFFHRQVRLHRRMGTLPQLTIAGIDDGESVDTVAFNRSRKPIPAHWAVRYGELLDQLTHAVRDHDLAAVGQVATASARLFQTFNPKPHLAAVEEICHDVGGLGTVVGHSGTCLGILLARHDPEHGPRLARALTELERLGRPLIVCRSTSRT; encoded by the coding sequence ATGACCATCCAGATGCCGACCCGGGAGAGCGACGGCCGCAGCGGAGGGGTCGGCCGGGGGCGTGCCCCAGGCACCTTCGGCGAACTTCTGCAGGGGATCCTGGGATCCGGTACGGACTTCCTGGTGACCTTCCCCGTCGACCTGTACGTGGAGGCCGTGTTCGAACCCGATCCCCAGCTGGACCAGGTGGTCGTCTCACCGCCGCACAAGAACAAGGCACGGCGCCTCGCCACCGGGATCATGTCCCACTACGGGGTGCACACCGGCGGCTGGCTGATGCTCAACAGCGCGCTTCCCGAGGGCAAGGGCATGGCCAGCTCCACCGCCGACCTGGTCGCCACCGCGCGCGCGGTGGACTCGGCCTTCCGCCTCAAGCTCCCCAACCGGCTGCTGAAACAGATGATGGCCGAGATCGAGCCGTCCGACGGGGTCATGCATCCGGGGATCACCGCGTTCTTCCACCGGCAGGTGCGGCTGCACCGGCGGATGGGCACGCTCCCCCAGCTGACCATCGCCGGGATCGACGACGGGGAGAGCGTCGACACCGTCGCCTTCAACCGGTCGAGGAAGCCGATCCCCGCCCACTGGGCGGTGCGCTACGGCGAGCTGCTCGACCAGCTCACCCACGCGGTACGCGACCACGACCTGGCCGCTGTGGGCCAGGTCGCCACCGCCAGTGCGCGGCTGTTCCAGACCTTCAACCCCAAACCCCACCTGGCGGCGGTGGAGGAGATCTGCCACGACGTCGGCGGACTCGGCACGGTCGTCGGTCACAGCGGTACGTGCCTGGGCATCCTGCTGGCCAGGCACGACCCCGAGCACGGTCCCCGGCTGGCCCGCGCCCTCACGGAGCTGGAGCGGCTGGGGCGGCCCCTCATCGTCTGTAGGAGCACGAGCCGGACATGA
- a CDS encoding ATP-grasp domain-containing protein: MNPVLVFVESNTTGSGMLAFAKAAALGFTPVLATADPARYTGPAATGVRVVTCDTDSPATLATELRRALGEIAGVTTTSEFYTVAVARLAADLGLPGNPPEAVAACRDKGRTRRILAAARLPSPAFELVGPRDDIDTRVVIALSRIALPCVVKPVDDTGSLSVVLCHTPGEVAAHCRRITSAAVNVRGQATARTALIEGYLAGPEYSVETVGSGGSHRCVGVTAKRVTAPPYFVERGHVFPAPLPANETRILAETAFRALAAVGVTHGATHIEMKLIDGHAYVVEINARPAGGMIPEVIARAGGFDLLDAHLRAAVDLDQLPLPERFAPAGIAFLLPPDHASTGRGKAVLREVAGMREAGAVPGVDTVAVTAPQGSEVRPARSSYDRLGYVIAHASGHRELDETLNTALGHLRPVLLHEFPPIEIPRQEYRTSFS; the protein is encoded by the coding sequence ATGAACCCCGTCCTCGTCTTCGTCGAGTCCAACACCACCGGCTCCGGGATGCTGGCCTTCGCCAAGGCCGCCGCGCTGGGGTTCACCCCGGTGCTGGCCACCGCCGACCCGGCCCGCTACACCGGGCCGGCGGCCACCGGGGTGCGGGTCGTCACCTGCGACACGGACTCCCCCGCCACCCTGGCGACAGAACTGCGCCGCGCCCTGGGCGAGATCGCCGGGGTCACCACGACCAGTGAGTTCTACACCGTCGCGGTCGCCCGGCTGGCCGCCGACCTCGGGCTGCCCGGCAACCCACCGGAGGCCGTCGCCGCCTGCCGGGACAAGGGACGGACCCGCCGGATCCTGGCCGCCGCCCGGCTGCCCTCCCCCGCCTTCGAACTGGTCGGCCCCCGCGACGACATCGACACCCGGGTCGTGATCGCGCTGTCGCGGATCGCGCTGCCCTGCGTCGTCAAGCCCGTCGACGACACCGGCTCGCTGAGCGTGGTGCTCTGTCACACGCCCGGGGAGGTGGCGGCCCACTGCCGCCGGATCACCTCGGCCGCCGTCAACGTGCGGGGCCAGGCCACCGCGAGGACCGCGCTGATCGAGGGCTACCTGGCAGGCCCCGAGTACAGCGTCGAGACGGTCGGCTCCGGCGGATCGCACCGGTGTGTCGGCGTCACCGCCAAGCGGGTGACGGCGCCGCCGTACTTCGTGGAGCGCGGGCACGTCTTCCCCGCGCCGCTTCCGGCGAACGAGACCCGGATCCTCGCCGAAACCGCGTTCCGCGCGCTGGCCGCCGTCGGCGTCACCCACGGTGCCACCCACATCGAGATGAAGCTCATCGACGGCCACGCGTACGTCGTGGAGATCAACGCCCGTCCCGCGGGAGGCATGATCCCCGAGGTCATCGCGAGGGCGGGTGGCTTCGACCTGCTCGACGCCCACCTACGGGCCGCGGTCGACCTGGACCAGCTGCCGCTGCCCGAGCGGTTCGCCCCGGCGGGGATCGCCTTCCTGCTGCCCCCGGACCACGCCTCGACCGGGCGGGGGAAGGCCGTCCTGCGGGAGGTGGCCGGGATGCGGGAGGCCGGCGCCGTGCCGGGCGTCGACACGGTGGCCGTCACCGCGCCGCAGGGTTCCGAGGTGCGGCCGGCCCGCAGCAGCTACGACCGGCTGGGCTATGTGATCGCGCACGCGTCCGGCCATCGCGAGCTGGACGAGACGCTGAACACCGCGCTCGGCCACCTGCGGCCCGTGCTGCTCCACGAGTTTCCGCCGATCGAGATCCCCCGCCAGGAGTACCGGACCTCGTTCTCCTGA
- a CDS encoding 5'-methylthioadenosine/S-adenosylhomocysteine nucleosidase family protein, producing the protein MTGNSGVVNNGGSMKIGKSAIGHGATVNVSADRERKARHAKRADVGVITVLGKEAKAVYKVLGLQRAQGGDLPFFEGIVNVRDTITRVAAIRALSQGQRSTVVAFDHLRRHYNPAVVVLVGIGGGIHAGIKIGDVVVTPRVVYYDLRKETPDGQQRRGEEREAPAAIGHAVNSFFIDYDEPATFQATDDNGITREYRALTGPIGSGEAVIADAESKIIRYLREFNNKMLAVDMEAGGLTQAFHEQDGSQAVRGWLVVRGISDDASSTKNDDYHDIAALHAATILRSLLPYLHLSTDRT; encoded by the coding sequence ATGACCGGCAACAGTGGCGTCGTCAACAACGGAGGATCCATGAAGATCGGCAAGTCTGCGATCGGACATGGAGCGACGGTCAACGTGTCGGCCGACCGCGAGCGGAAAGCACGACATGCCAAGCGTGCCGACGTGGGGGTGATCACCGTACTCGGGAAGGAGGCCAAAGCTGTCTACAAGGTGCTTGGCCTGCAACGTGCGCAGGGCGGCGACCTCCCCTTCTTCGAAGGGATCGTGAACGTCCGGGACACGATCACCAGAGTCGCTGCCATCCGTGCGCTCTCCCAGGGCCAGCGGTCGACCGTCGTGGCCTTTGACCACCTCCGTAGGCACTACAACCCCGCCGTCGTCGTATTGGTTGGAATCGGTGGAGGCATCCATGCGGGCATCAAGATCGGCGACGTCGTCGTGACTCCTCGGGTCGTTTATTACGACCTACGCAAGGAGACCCCCGACGGGCAGCAGCGCAGAGGCGAGGAGCGCGAAGCACCGGCTGCGATCGGCCATGCGGTCAACTCCTTCTTCATTGACTACGACGAGCCGGCCACGTTCCAGGCCACCGATGACAACGGCATCACGCGCGAATACCGGGCGCTCACCGGGCCGATCGGCTCGGGCGAAGCAGTGATCGCGGATGCGGAGTCGAAGATCATCCGCTACCTAAGAGAGTTCAACAACAAGATGCTCGCCGTGGACATGGAAGCCGGCGGTCTGACCCAGGCATTCCACGAGCAGGACGGTTCCCAGGCCGTACGTGGCTGGCTTGTCGTGCGAGGGATTTCCGACGATGCCAGCTCGACCAAGAACGACGATTACCACGACATCGCCGCACTGCACGCGGCGACGATCCTGCGCAGTCTGCTGCCTTACCTGCATCTGTCGACCGACAGGACGTGA
- a CDS encoding argininosuccinate lyase, translating into MLPTGRIRRGPAPLLDDAVLTQRFDWETRTLLRHYRWIELTHTGEYARMGLLDRDAAERIRRAVLDLTPEQVRAERAAAMSDPLFALERCVQAHVPESAHAWHVDRSRNDVQACAQLMLGRERLLETAAAVSRLARATLETAAGHTESIMPGYTQHQTAQTMTFGFYLAALAEAVTGAAESLHALFDAVNLCPLGAGAMAGLELPWDRGRIAVALGFDGPQPHALTSVASRSWVLRTAGELSVLGTTLSRFLTDLIWWSGSSCRFIDLPDELAGISSAMPHKRNFPILERIRGMSGHLVGLSYDLMIGQRNTGYTNLVEVSKESTRFLEDLFTTCHTMLALFERVVTDVRFHPERARRVVRDELMAASTVANHLTLEHGVPARDAQVLVGAWISAALERLGPADNLTPGLLSAPDLVAAGERLGFTLALTEEEVRELLDAEAGVWRKQTAGSTHPEQVHLLLEQVGDRLAAVDQGAAERSRWLRDAWEHTTGTKAGELT; encoded by the coding sequence ATGCTTCCGACAGGACGGATACGACGGGGCCCGGCGCCGCTACTGGACGACGCGGTCCTGACCCAGCGGTTCGACTGGGAGACGCGCACCCTGCTGCGGCACTACCGCTGGATCGAGCTGACCCACACCGGCGAGTACGCCCGCATGGGGCTGCTCGACCGGGACGCGGCCGAGCGGATCCGCCGGGCGGTGCTGGACCTGACGCCCGAGCAGGTCCGCGCCGAGCGCGCGGCGGCCATGTCGGATCCGCTGTTCGCCCTGGAGAGATGCGTCCAGGCACACGTACCCGAGAGCGCGCACGCCTGGCACGTCGACCGCAGCCGCAACGACGTCCAGGCGTGCGCCCAGCTCATGCTCGGCAGGGAACGGCTGCTGGAGACCGCGGCCGCGGTGAGCCGGCTGGCCCGCGCCACGCTGGAGACCGCGGCCGGGCACACCGAATCGATCATGCCGGGCTACACCCAGCACCAGACCGCGCAGACCATGACCTTCGGCTTCTACCTGGCCGCGCTCGCCGAGGCGGTGACCGGTGCCGCCGAGTCGCTGCACGCGCTGTTCGACGCGGTCAACCTCTGCCCGCTGGGCGCCGGGGCGATGGCCGGTCTGGAGCTGCCCTGGGACCGGGGGCGGATCGCGGTCGCGCTGGGTTTCGACGGCCCGCAGCCGCACGCGCTGACCTCGGTCGCCTCCCGCTCCTGGGTGCTGCGCACGGCCGGGGAGCTGTCGGTGCTCGGCACCACGCTGAGCCGCTTCCTGACCGACCTGATCTGGTGGAGCGGGTCGAGCTGCCGCTTCATCGACCTGCCGGACGAGCTCGCCGGGATCTCCTCGGCGATGCCGCACAAGCGCAACTTCCCGATCCTGGAACGGATCCGCGGGATGAGCGGCCACCTGGTCGGGCTCTCGTACGACCTCATGATCGGTCAGCGCAACACCGGCTACACCAACCTCGTGGAGGTCTCCAAGGAGAGCACCCGCTTCCTGGAGGACCTCTTCACGACCTGCCACACGATGCTGGCGCTGTTCGAACGGGTGGTCACGGACGTGCGGTTCCACCCGGAGCGGGCCCGCCGGGTGGTGCGGGACGAGCTGATGGCCGCCTCGACCGTCGCCAACCACCTCACCCTGGAGCACGGCGTGCCGGCCAGGGACGCGCAGGTGCTCGTCGGCGCGTGGATCTCGGCCGCCCTGGAGCGGCTCGGCCCCGCGGACAACCTCACCCCCGGCCTGCTCTCGGCGCCGGACCTGGTCGCCGCGGGCGAACGGCTCGGCTTCACCCTGGCCCTCACGGAGGAGGAGGTGCGCGAGCTGCTGGACGCGGAGGCGGGCGTGTGGCGCAAGCAGACCGCCGGCTCGACCCATCCCGAACAGGTTCATCTCCTCCTGGAGCAGGTCGGCGACCGGCTGGCCGCCGTCGACCAGGGAGCCGCCGAGCGGTCCCGATGGCTGCGAGACGCCTGGGAGCACACCACCGGCACGAAGGCGGGCGAGCTGACATGA
- a CDS encoding NUDIX hydrolase yields MERSSLSRASVTVTVDLVILTVRQDQLRVLLIDRGNQPYLGQSALPGGFVRDGETLDETALRELSEETGLDGRKLHLEQLHAYSDPGRDPRGRVITVAYLALGPDMPLPVAGTDATAARWEPISSALANDTSLAFDHAAILRDGLERARSQLEHTTVAAAFCPEPFTVGDLRHIYEAVWGFKLDPSNFRRKVTRTEGFLEATGERRFPETGRPAALYRRGPASLLVPPLLRSSEVSS; encoded by the coding sequence ATGGAAAGATCAAGTCTGAGCCGGGCATCGGTCACCGTAACCGTTGACCTGGTGATCCTCACCGTCCGGCAGGATCAGCTGCGGGTCCTGCTGATCGATCGGGGCAATCAGCCATACCTGGGGCAGTCGGCGTTGCCAGGCGGTTTCGTCCGTGACGGGGAGACGCTGGACGAGACCGCGCTCCGGGAGTTGAGCGAGGAGACCGGGCTTGACGGCCGCAAGCTGCATCTGGAGCAGTTGCACGCCTACAGCGATCCGGGCCGTGATCCACGAGGCAGGGTCATCACTGTGGCCTACCTGGCACTCGGACCCGATATGCCACTGCCCGTCGCGGGCACGGATGCCACAGCGGCACGCTGGGAGCCGATCTCATCCGCCCTCGCCAACGACACGTCGCTGGCCTTCGACCATGCCGCGATACTGCGCGATGGGCTGGAACGGGCAAGGTCGCAGCTTGAGCACACCACGGTGGCCGCGGCGTTCTGCCCTGAGCCTTTCACCGTCGGCGACCTGCGCCACATCTACGAGGCCGTCTGGGGATTCAAACTGGATCCCAGTAATTTTCGTAGGAAGGTGACGCGGACGGAGGGGTTCCTCGAAGCCACGGGCGAGCGCCGCTTTCCCGAAACCGGCAGGCCCGCGGCCCTCTACCGCCGGGGGCCCGCATCGCTGCTGGTCCCACCGCTGTTGCGATCGAGTGAGGTCTCCTCCTGA
- a CDS encoding GntG family PLP-dependent aldolase: MTSVLDTPHLVAGENDDGGEIELRSDTFTLPTPAMLEAAANAPLGDDVYGEDPTVAKLERLAANLLGKAAGCLMPSGTMANLAALLAHCPRGGKAIVGHESDLYVYEAGGASMCGGIVYEPLANLPDGTISLEDIAEACTVDRTDPQIAPPALVSLETPQNRCGGLPLQLDYLAEVAQLTRSHGVALHLDGARIFNASVALGVTPAEIAFYADTVQICLSKGLCAPIGSVLVGDRAIITQARRMRKMLGGGMRQAGMIAACGIIALTEMTGRLAEDHEKAARLARGLARLPGVRLNPGPPITNMVFFRVRDERYTTRSFIAAARRRGVRVEELGHGRIRAVTHAGVTADAVDRAIGVFAELLAPTGR, encoded by the coding sequence ATGACGAGCGTGCTGGACACCCCCCACCTGGTCGCCGGAGAGAACGACGACGGCGGCGAGATCGAGCTGCGCAGCGACACCTTCACGCTGCCCACCCCCGCGATGCTGGAGGCCGCCGCGAACGCGCCGCTGGGCGACGACGTCTACGGCGAGGACCCGACGGTGGCCAAGCTGGAACGGCTGGCGGCCAACCTGCTCGGCAAGGCCGCGGGCTGCCTGATGCCGAGCGGCACCATGGCCAACCTCGCCGCGCTGCTCGCGCACTGCCCGCGCGGCGGCAAGGCGATCGTCGGCCACGAGTCCGACCTGTACGTCTACGAGGCCGGGGGCGCCTCGATGTGCGGCGGCATCGTCTACGAGCCGCTCGCCAACCTGCCCGACGGGACGATCAGCCTGGAGGACATCGCCGAGGCGTGCACCGTCGACCGCACCGACCCGCAGATCGCCCCTCCGGCGCTGGTCAGCCTGGAGACGCCGCAGAACCGGTGCGGCGGCCTGCCGCTCCAGCTCGACTACCTCGCCGAGGTGGCCCAGCTGACCCGCTCGCACGGCGTGGCGCTGCACCTGGACGGGGCGCGCATCTTCAACGCCTCGGTCGCGCTGGGCGTCACCCCCGCCGAGATCGCCTTCTACGCCGACACCGTGCAGATCTGCCTGTCCAAGGGCCTGTGCGCGCCGATCGGATCGGTGCTGGTGGGCGACCGGGCGATCATCACCCAGGCCAGGCGGATGCGGAAGATGCTCGGCGGCGGCATGCGGCAGGCCGGAATGATCGCGGCCTGCGGCATCATCGCCCTCACCGAGATGACCGGCAGGCTGGCCGAGGACCACGAGAAGGCCGCCCGCCTCGCCCGCGGACTGGCACGGCTGCCCGGCGTACGGCTGAACCCCGGCCCGCCGATCACGAACATGGTGTTCTTCCGGGTCCGTGACGAGCGCTACACCACCCGGTCGTTCATCGCGGCGGCCCGGCGCAGAGGTGTCCGGGTGGAGGAGCTGGGGCACGGGCGGATCCGGGCGGTGACCCACGCGGGGGTCACCGCGGACGCCGTCGACCGGGCGATCGGGGTCTTCGCCGAACTGCTCGCCCCCACCGGCCGATGA